From a single Coturnix japonica isolate 7356 chromosome 25, Coturnix japonica 2.1, whole genome shotgun sequence genomic region:
- the NUP210L gene encoding nuclear pore membrane glycoprotein 210-like isoform X1 — MRSQQMSGTRCPKAHAQNRDGGNIALRAAPFCFADRMRRARRFSLLAFVVFVAVPNCAFKLNVPKVLLPFSREMRVPFVLEAERGCYSWRSMHYNVAAEPLYKNGTACSQKALLSAQSTQPTKLSSAVIAEEHVTGHMLRCDVMVDVIDSIEILSRTREIYVEDSPLELAVRALDVKGNTFSSLSGMVFEWSIAKDEDLDSIELSEKIRILKYSEADYSPPNHIVELERAEKQGDRILVSGMTTGAAVVKVRIHESTYKKVAAAAIRLLVLENIVLIPAHDVHLLVGAFIKYRVAKVVQGKITELEFPLEHYELELRDHVAAPGASELPVAKLEGKAATVRAVQLGQSSLVVVHRNVHMRAASGLPNCTIHVVEAGFLDFSVYPGDRWVLEAQREYTITVEVYDSDSTKVYLSDNLRITHHLPKEYFEVLTSSLNGSYYVVRVLKAGSTGIRAELVSVLQQDGSGAPLPTAISREQEVKIFHPITLSKSFLAFPWHPTAVLYQYRVQVKGGSGNFSWISSNQTVATVTIKGAVSAGLAQGNCTVQARDAQNPFHYAEIQVFVEPLAELKLMPLRADVEVGHAVVAPLQAYFTHRETRQHTAFTDCSLLPLDISMEKRGVFVLPEGGRMGNQKPDLTFCSSFQIEARSVGHTSLTVRVNVHQQYLETNATFAAYEPLKAVNLVEMALVTWKAAKEIVFEGGPGPWVLEPSHFFSELKMEHEDKIKYVQIHLPTQRKVTQYVYQVVCLELGEQVLTFHVGNRASQQNPAPAVETAMVTFICAVPASMTVSPAYGALRAVPPCLLPQHSKQLIPISSRRSTVLELAMFDGQQRKFDNFSSLVLQWKSSNRSLAHFSDARATRMVLKDDGSGQTRLHGQQLLEVHQIKGTVRVEVSFVKYRTGGGPQAASGLFTSVEFLLVDDVMVLPDNVTVYNHPAVKEQFSLVEGSGYFLVNSSKEGIVNVRYLEADGAIEVTPLQPGFLSLAVRDSCLASLAPVAAQVHVSDVQEVEVDLNEKVEIGSSITATVRVLGSQRLPLRSKYFKYMKLQLQAASPIVTLVQVEEVGEYSQLHTLHAVAVGQTTLVATAWDKMGRKITSAPRKIEVFPPFKLIPRKITLIPHNVMQVMSEGGPQPQSIVHFFVTNRSVAEVSSLGHVTAKAVGATTIQGTVQVVNEDTGRVTVFLQDQVELEVIPLKAVRIHVPSTRLIAGTEMPVFVVGLNNMLTPFSFSNANPELSFQWSVSKRDVLELLPRHTKVSIQLPAQNNVAMVVYTRAAGRTSIRVKVQCLNASAGQFEGNVAELSDEVQVLVFEKLFVFSPLFSTEQILMTTNSQLKLYTNREGAASVSFQILQCYPNSSVLEERDQGLLRAGPISGIAALEVTSVEQFGVNQTIITSIQIAPISYLRINVSPQIYTSSGISLAAFPLGMSLLITVEFYNSIGEKFHAQHAQLHLSVNRDDLLLIRPANKNHTYVAQAVSRGVTLLTVQDRKHPGVVDYIPVPVDCAIQPELPRALAVGDVVCFSSPLVNQEGDPGTWHVSPPTMLSIDSVSGAALAKSSGTATVFHEIPGIVKTYREVAVNGSSQLHLQTGQKSFLTNAPNSSAFHVLITTSSGTETLQGSCSSAQLSAITQRLVPQSLLQCNLKFSSTVVDVAAGDVFLVSPEFSTQEGLYVCVITVKPQPSSALLALSTANTSVRLVASLSSDTHSVLIPFLPAFYLPQSELAFSSTQLTDVLSVMGAEKVLENLEVQSISPAVEVLPSEFSSKPGFVHYTVRALNLSSLQQKPAASIIISCALTGQRDVVTAQAVMVEHPPGQHGALGLHWQLAGSYQILLFTLFAVLGSTAVTYLAYNAFVSRLQSLPLVYVSNLVTPQPGYTHPPSSIQGGSRTQMGLWSVKS; from the exons ATGCGCAGTCAGCAGATGTCAGGTACGCGTTGTCCTAAGGCGCATGCGCAGAACCGGGATGGCGGGAACATCGCCCTGCGGGCGGCGCCATTTTGTTTCGCTGACAGGATGAGGCGGGCTCGGCGCTTTTCCCTTCTCGCCTTCGTTGTGTTCGTCGCGGTGCCTAATTGTGCCTTTAAACTTAACGTGCCCAAAGTGTTGCTGCCCTTCAGCCGGGAGATGAGGGTGCCTTTCGTGCTTGAGGCTGAGAGGGGCTGTTACTCCTG gcGTTCCATGCATTACAACGTTGCAGCTGAGCCCCTTTATAAGAACGGCACTGCGTGCTCCCAGAAAGCCCTTCTGTCTGCTCAGTCCACGCAGCCCACCAAGCTGAGCAGCGCTGTGATAGCTGAGGAACACG TCACCGGCCACATGCTCCGCTGCGATGTGATGGTCGACGTGATCGACAGCATTGAAATCCTCTCCCGAACTCGGGAGATCTACGTGGAGGATTCCCCCCTGGAGTTGGCAGTGAGAGCCCTGGATGTCAAAG GTAACACGTTCAGTAGCTTGTCAGGAATGGTTTTTGAGTGGAGCATCGCGAAGGATGAGGATTTGGACAGCATAGAATTGTCAGAGAAAATAAG GATCTTAAAATACTCAGAAGCTGACTATTCCCCTCCAAACCACATCGTTGAGCTggagagagcagaaaagcaaggagACAGAATCCTGGTGTCGGGAATGACAACTGGTGCAGCGGTTGTGAAAGTCCGAATCCACGAATCGACCTACAAG AaagtggctgctgcagccatACGCCTCCTGGTCCTGGAGAACATAGTGCTGATCCCTGCTCATGACGTTCACCTCCTGGTTGGAGCCTTTATAAAATACAGAGTCGCCAAAGTTGTACAGGGGAAGATTACAG agctggaaTTTCCTCTGGAGCATTATGAGCTGGAGCTTCGGGATCACGTCGCTGCTCCTGGAGCCTCTGAGCTGCCTGTGGCCAAACTGGAGGGGAAGGCAGCCACCGTGCGAGCCGtgcagctggggcagagcagcctGGTTGTGGTCCATAGAA ATGTTCACATGCGAGCTGCATCTGGGCTGCCGAACTGCACCATCCATGTGGTGGAAGCTGGATTTTTAG atttcagtgtCTATCCAGGAGACAGATGGGTGCTGGAAGCGCAGCGGGAGTACACCATCACCGTTGAGGTTTATGATAGCGACAGCACCAAGGTTTATTTATCTGAT AACCTCAGAATAACTCACCACCTTCCTAAGGAGTATTTTGAGGTGCTGACGTCGTCTCTTAACGGCTCTTACTACGTAGTTCGAGTCTTAAaagctggcagcacagggatAAGAGCTGAGCTGGTTTCTGTCCTCCAGCAG GATGGCTCTGGTGCTCCCCTCCCCACAGCGATCAGCCGTGAGCAGGAGGTGAAGATATTCCACCCCATCACACTGTCCAAgtccttccttgccttcccaTGGCatcccacagcagtgctgtatcAGTACCGAGTCCAG GTGAAAGGAGGCAGTGGCAATTTCTCCTGGATTTCTTCCAATCAAACTGTGGCCACGGTCACCATAAAAGGAGCAGTGAGCGCAGGCCTGGCCCAGGGGAACTGCACAGTTCAGGCCAGAGATGCACAGAACCCCTTTCATTATGCAGAAATACAG GTGTTTGTGGAACCTCTGGCAGAGCTGAAGCTGATGCCGCTGCGTGCAGACGTGGAGGTGGGCCATGCTGTAGTAGCTCCTCTCCAGGCGTACTTCACACACAGGGAAACGAGGCAGCACACTGCTTTCACTGACTGCTCCCTCTTACCTCTGGACATAagcatggagaagagaggagTGTTTGTCCTTCCGGAAGGAGGTAGGATGG GTAATCAGAAACCCGACTTGACATTCTGCTCCAGCTTCCAAATAGAAGCAAGGTCTGTGGGACACACATCACTGACAGTGAGAGTCAATGTCCACCAACAGTACTTGGAAACGAATGCAACGTTTGCTGCTTATGAACCTCTCAAG GCTGTCAACCTGGTGGAGATGGCTTTGGTAACCTGGAAGGCAGCGAAGGAGATTGTTTTTGAAGGTGGCCCAGGGCCCTGGGTTTTAGAaccatctcatttcttttcGGAACTGAAAATGGAACATGAAGATAAAATCAAGTATGTACAAATCCACCTGCCAACCCAAAGGAAAGTGACCCAGTATGTGTACCAGGTTGTGTGCCTGGAGCTGGGGGAGCAG GTGCTGACGTTCCATGTAGGGAACCGGGCTAGTCAGCAGAACCCCGCTCCTGCCGTGGAGACAGCCATGGTGACGTTCATCTGTGCTGTTCCTGCCAGCATGACTGTGAGCCCAGCGTATGGAGCGCTCCGTGCTGTTCCACCTTGTctgctgccacagcacagcaagcagctg ATCCCCATCTCCAGCCggaggagcacagtgctggagctggCGATGTTCGACGGGCAGCAGCGCAAGTTTGACAACTTCAGTtccctggtgctgcagtggaAATCATCCAACAGGAGCCTGGCACACTTCTCTGATGCCAGAGCCACAAGGATGGTGCTGAAGGATGATGGCAGCGGGCAGACCCGGCTGCACG GCCAGCAGCTTCTAGAAGTGCATCAGATCAAAGGAACTGTTCGTGTTGAAGTCAGCTTTGTCAAGTACAGGACCGGCGGCGGCCCACAG GCAGCGTCTGGCTTATTTACCTCTGTGGAGTTCCTACTGGTTGACGACGTGATGGTTTTGCCTGATAATGTCACTGTGTATAACCACCCTGCTGTAAAG GAGCAGTTCAGTCTTGTGGAAGGTTCCGGATACTTCCTGGTCAACAGCAGCAAGGAGGGAATAGTGAACGTGAGATACTTGGAGGCAGACGGTGCCATTGAG GTCACCCCTTTGCAGCCTGGGTTTTTAAGCCTGGCTGTCCGTGATTCCTGTTTGGCCTCGTTGGCACCGGTTGCAGCCCAGGTGCACGTGTCTGACGtgcaggaggtggaggtggaTCTCAATGAAAAG GTTGAGATTGGCAGCTCCATTACGGCCACAGTTCGAGTCCTGGGTTCCCAGCGACTTCCCCTGCGGAGTAAATACTTCAAGTACatgaagctgcagctgcaagcAGCATCACCTATCGTTACCCTGGT GCAAGTAGAGGAAGTGGGAGAGTATTCCCAGCTGCACACCCTTCATGCTGTCGCTGTGGGCCAGACGACTTTGGTAGCCACAGCCTGGGACAAGATGGGCagaaaaatcacttctgctCCTCGGAAAATCGAG GTCTTTCCTCCATTTAAACTGATCCCTAGGAAAATTACTCTTATTCCACACAATGTGATGCAG GTGATGTCTGAAGGTGGTCCCCAACCACAATCCATCGTCCACTTCTTTGTCACCAACCGCTCCGTCGCTGAGGTCAGCAGCCTTGGACACGTCACAGCAAAGGCAGTGGGAGCAACCACCATCCAGGGCACCGTTCAGGTGGTTAATGAAGACACGGGAAGAGTGACTGTGTTTTTGCAG GATCAAGTGGAGCTAGAAGTGATCCCGTTAAAAGCAGTAAGAATCCATGTACCCTCCACGAGGCTGATCGCAGGCACTGAG ATGCCGGTCTTTGTGGTGGGGCTGAACAACATGCTGACTCCCTTTTCCTTTAGTAACGCTAACCCAGAGCTGAGTTTCCAGTGGTCAGTGAGCAAAAGAGACGTTCTGGAGCTGCTTCCTCGACACACAAAG GTTTCCattcagctcccagcacagaatAACGTTGCTATGGTCGTGTACACGAGGGCAGCAGGGAGAACAAGCATCAGGGTGAAGGTGCAGTGCCTGAATGCATCTGCTGGGCAGTTTGAAGGGAACGTGGCTGAGTTGTCAGACGAAGTGCAGGTCCTG gtatttgaaaagctgtttgtattctctcctttgttttccactgaGCAAATTCTAATGACCACGAATTCTCAACTCAAGCTGTACACAAACAG GGAAGGGGCTGCATCTGTCAGCTTCCAGATCCTGCAATGTTACCCCAACTCCTCAGTCCTCGAGGAGCGTGATCAGGGTCTCCTGAGAGCCGGGCCCATCTCAGGCATCGCAGCATTGGAGGTGACCTCCGTGGAGCAATTTGGAGTCAATCAGACCATCATAACGAGTATCCAG ATTGCACCCATTTCCTATTTAAGGATAAACGTTAGTCCCCAAATCTATACCAGCAGTGGCATTTCCTTGGCTGCGTTCCCCCTGGGGATGTCCTTACTCATTACAGTCGAGTTCTACAACAGCATTGGGGAGAAGTTCCATGCCCAGCATGCCCAGCTACACTTGTCTGTGAACAG agatgATTTGCTGCTCATTAGACCCGCAAATAAGAATCACACCTACGTTGCtcaggctgtgagcagaggAGTGACGCTCTTGACTGTCCAGGATAGGAAGCATCCAGGCGTGGTGGATTACATCCCTGTGCCTGTGGACTGTGCCATCCAGccagagctgcccagggctcttGCAGTAGGAGATGTTGTCTGTTTCAGCTCACCCCTTGTCAACCAGGAAG GTGACCCAGGGACGTGGCACGTTTCCCCCCCCACCATGCTCAGCATAGACAGCGTGAGTGGAGCAGCGTTAGCAAAGAGCTCCGGAACTGCTACGGTCTTCCATGAGATCCCAGGGATAGTGAAAACATACAGAGAG GTCGCAGTCAATGGCTCATCACAGTTACATCTCCAGACTGgtcagaaaagctttttaacCAACGCTCCCAATTCATCTGCCTTCCACGTTCTCATCACCACGAGCAGCGGGACAGAAACCCTCCAAG gctcctgcagctcagcccagctcagcGCCATCACACAGCGCCTGGTCCCGCAGTCCCTCCTGCAGTGCAACCTGAAGTTCAGCAGCACCGTGGTGGACGTTGCAGCTGGGGACGTCTTCCTTGTGAGCCCAGAGTTCAGCACCCAGGAAG GTCTCTACGTCTGTGTAATCACTGTTAAACcgcagcccagctcagccctgctggcGCTCAGCACAGCCAACACCTCGGTCCGCCTGGTGGCTTCTCTCAGCAGTGACACACACAGCGTCCTCATCCCTTTCCTCCCCGCCTTCTACCTGCCTCAGTCAGAGCTGGCATTCAGCAGCACGCAGCTGACTGATGTGCTGAGCGTGATGGGAGCTGAAAAAGTGTTGGAAAACCTGGAG GTTCAGTCCATCTCTCCAGCTGTAGAGGTGTTGCCTTCTGAGTTCTCCAGCAAACCCGGGTTCGTGCATTACACGGTGCGTGCTCTCAACCTCAGCTCCCTCCAGCAGAAGCCGGCAGCCTCCATCATCATCTCTTGTGCTCTCACCGGCCAAAGGGACGTGGTCACAGCCCAGGCTGTCATGGTGGAGCATCCCCCAG GGCAGCATGGAGCACTGGGGCTCCACTGGCAGCTCGCAGGCTCCTACCAGATCCTCCTCTTCACTCTATTTGCTGTTCTGGGATCCACAGCTGTTACGTACCTGG CATACAACGCCTTCGTGTCCAGGCTTCAGTCTCTGCCCCTCGTCTACGTGTCCAACCTGGTCACACCTCAGCCAG GGTACACCCACCCCCCCAGCTCCATACAGGGGGGCAGCAGGACGCAGATGGGGCTGTGGAGTGTGAAGAGCTGA